The Gossypium hirsutum isolate 1008001.06 chromosome D03, Gossypium_hirsutum_v2.1, whole genome shotgun sequence genomic interval TTTCTTCGGAATTTTTCCGCTTCTTTTGTTTGATCCAGATTCAAGCTCCTCCATCGGGGGATATCCACGGATGAACAATTGGAGGTGGGGGAATCGGCGTCTTCTTCGGCTTTGCTGGTGTTGTCTTTTCCCCGTAGTAATCTCCTGAGTTTCTTGAAGAACTTGATTTTATTGGTGGGTTTGGAAGCGGATGAAGAATTGTCGCATGAAGAATCATCGGTGGCGAATGAAGTTTGGGAGGAGGAGTGGAACCATTGATCGCAATCGAAATCCATGTGATTGATGATCCCTTTATCCCCAATTCCTCCATCGGCTTTGGCGTATTCGAGTACAAGTTTTTTGGCTTTCTCTTCAGATCGGGGGCTTAGGCCTTTGCTTAAATCTCTGGCCACTGTTCTCCCAGCAAGGGGTTGATAATTCTTCAGCTCATATCGCAAGCATGCATTGATCCAACGCAGATACACCAGCTCTTCTACGTCTGTAAATTTTTCAGCTCTCAGCTGTTCTATTTGCTTTGTCAATTCCTGGTTTTCTTCCCTTAAATGGTTGCTCATTTCATTTAAAGCTTCTACCTGCAACCACAAGTTACATATTATAAATCCAAATACAACTATAATATTACAACCAAGGAGAAGCAAATACCTCAGAATGATCGAaaacagaatttgcaaggatttggGTAGACTGTAGCTTGTGAGAGAGTTCAGAGTTTTCCATCTGCAATCTCATATTAGATTTCCTCAACTCATCACCCTCAATTTCCAAAGCTTTTACCCTTTGCAAGTTGGATTCAGCATCCTGATTATTTGCAGAGGCCTTGAGTTCTTGTTCTTGAAATCTAGCGACCTTCTTTTGAAGGCTTAAAATCTGCTCTCTATTCTGCTCAGCTTCTTGCTTAAGTTTCTTCTTGAAAAGCTTAATTTTGGATTTAGCAGTTTCAAGCTCATCCATGACTCTTGCATGATCAACCACTTGGGCCTCTAATCTCTGGTTTTCTGATAGCAATGACTCAATCTTGTGATTGAAAAGCTTAGCCTCCATTTTGTTGATCTTCAGTTGGTTTTGGAGCTCGAAAACTGCTGCTTCTTGTTCTTTAAGCCCATAATATTCCAGCAGCTGGAGCTCAAGATTCCTCTCTCTTTCACTAAGCATTCTCACCATGTTTCTCAGGTACTTGATTTCTTGTTCATAATCATCCTTTTCTGCACTTCTAGATGTTGTTGAAGTGTCTAACTCTAACCTTGCTGTTTCAGTTTGGAGCTTAAGGGATGTCCCTACATTGTCTGAAAACTCTGGTAACAGAAACAAATCTTCCCCATGTTTATTGCTTGGGGAAAGATCAACCGACGCATCAACACTTGTTCGTTGCATGGACATTTCTTCCTGTCAGAGACAAACCATTTTATCATGTTCACCAAACTTAACACCTTAATTTTACAACGAACTTACAGGCTCAGATGTTGGTAACATCTCTTTATGCCGATCATTTCCTCTGGAATCAATCTCAACCAAACAAtctatataaatcaaaataacaaccaagttttaaaaacccatttagttaataatatatatatttgatgaatTAAAGAAAGGCTAAAAATGCAAACCCGAAACATGCAGCAACGGCGGAGGAGGCAAATATGGTTTGATCTTTCGAGTTTTAAGTCGATGATAAAGAAAGCCAGCAAAAGAGAGAGCAACCACCACCCCAAATTTCACGAAAAATGGCCTAATGTCTATATTTTCTCTTAACACCATAGCTTAACAACGTTTAATTTCGATCATAGTATTTAGGAATCCCAGATAAAGCAAGATCATAgattctcaaaattttaaaacaaaatggtAAATTGGTGTTAGATACATACAAAGGAAAAGGCAAAGGCAAAAATAATTTAGATATGCTAATATTAGTCACTTGTGGATAATATAAAAGCATTCGGTCTACCTCAGAAATAACGAAAAACAAGGAAAAAGACAAGTATGAAACGAGGTAATAACAATAACCCATTTTGTAAGAGAAACAGAATCCCTACCACTATTAAAGGAGTCCTCAAACGCATTGCAAGAGAAACCCATTTTTCAATAGAATACAATGGGAATCAagttacacaaaaaaaaaaaaaaacgtatTGCAGGCAACCAGTATGGATCTATGGAAAAACAGAAGACAAAAAATCCGAAATTCTCCGGTGCCTCAATGACACAATTAAGTCAAAAGGTTTCTTTACTTGATTGCTAAGTCCTCAACATGATTATCCCCATGTTTTTCGTCTCCAATCTTTGCAAACAGCTGTTTTGGGCTAAAGAAGCTTGGTTGATTGGTTGATGACAGGCACCTTGCCCACATCCTGTCTGTGATTACTACCTTGTTCTGTCTTTCAGTAATCCGCTGCATGTTACCCAAGATTCATTATATACACATAAACTGAGTCCTTAAGCAGTTTGTATGGATCAGGCCAAAAAAAACGAAGGCGGGTTTACAATTTACTTGGAATGGTATGCAACTATGTTTGCCATTAACAGGGCTAACTGTGAAACCTGTGTACCCAGCCATTGCACCATGAATTGCACTGTGAGCAAGGAGTGTGCAGTACACATTATCAGAAGCATTACTAGGTACAGCGCAGATCATATAAGTAGGATCTGCGGAAAATCAAAGCGATGATTGGTTAATTGTTTGAAATGGATCAAAGAAAATTTCAACAGAGAGCAATGGATGTGAGTATGTATGCATGTATTCACCAACAAACTAACCTATATATTTGAGATTTATAGTCAGCTTTTGCTTCTTACTGAAGTGGTCCTGCAACATAGTAGAGAAAAATAAGTATAGATGAAGCAGCAGTATTTCAGAAACTATCAATGTTTTGTCGAGTGGACATTGAAGCATGAAAACATCCCATATATGCTGCTGCCTTTCGATAAGAAAAAATGGATGGATTGCTGATGAATGGCAAATGAAGATGAACACCAGATCAACCTAACATGGTCTTACTTCCAAGTTAACGATTTTTTTTCGAAACCAACTCGAGTTAAACATAAGACATGCAAAACTTGTTTAATGCCAAGAAGTTGTTCAAGAACATCTTTACCTTTATTTTCTGGGATATCCAAAATCCAACATCTTGAAGCTGCTTGTTCCCCGAAGCATCTATGTTGTCCATGGTGCAGGTGTTTCCGGAAAGTAACTCTTGTCCTGCACCTTCAGCTACTACAATAACCATGTGCCCATTTTcatttagtcttttttcaatGTATTCAAACAGTCCACCAGGTCCTTCGAGATAAAACGGTGACTCGGGGATCAAGCAGCAGTCCACATCTCTACTTGCCAAAGTAGCATACATTGCTATAAACCCTATGTTTAATATCATTTCGCAAGAACTGTATAAAGTTAGTGTAGGATGTAAGCAAGAACTATTCTATTAGAAACAGTCTAAGTTGCGAAACGATTCCAAACTGGAAAGACGAATTCCTAAATCTAAAAAATCAGAAAAACATAGAAACAAGATAAAGGACCTGAAGAAACAATGACAATCCCAGGGAATGCAATCTAGGTTATCAGTTTGCTACAAAATGAATGCAATCTTCATCTGTCTTTTCAACAAACACTCTTCGATATCAAATCTtatggaaatcttcaaaaccaaTCTTTCAAATCATCTACTTGAAATAATTCGCTTAGAGGTGTAAATTTACCGCTGTGGCGGCCCATTTGCTTCACAACACCGATACCATTCTCAGTACTTTCTGATTCAACATGCGCTGCACTAATTGCTCGCTGAGCCTCTTCAACAGCAGTGTCAAAACCAAAGGATTTGTCTATAACCTGTTACAAAAGAACCCGAACCATTAGTGAATAGGACTTTCTTTTGTAATAAAAAATCATGTACCGGTATGCATCAAAATATGAAGGTATCTGCCAATTGTGCATGCTAGATATGTACCGGTATATCATTATCGATGGTCTTTGGAATTCCCACGACTGCAACCTTCAGGCCACGCCTTCTAATCTCCTACATTTAAGGTCGGAATATACCAACTAATCAAATCTAACAACTATTTTCCATAAGCATGAATCACAGCCTATTTATTCCAAGTTGAATCGTCAATAACAAAATCCAGATCAATCACCTCAAAAATCAATACCTGAGATATATTGAGTTTCAATGCTCAAATATGGAATTCATAGGCAAAGGAAAaggaagtatatatatatacctgaTTAATACCACGATCCTGAATGCTATCGACAATCTTTGAAGTATCATGTCCTCCTCTTGATGTTTCGAAGATGGTACCACCACGTTTATGAATGTCATTTATAACTTTGGGCGTTAAAGGATTGTGTTTCGAGCATAAAAACCTTTTTATCCTCCCTGTAATAACAAATTAGCATCAACAGTTAATCAAACCAATCAATCTCTGAAAACAAAATGATGTTTCTGGTTTTGCATACACTTACTTCGATCCCAAGGACTCCAGTAACACCATACATGTGGTATAATCCACAAACGATTTCCCTAATCATAGTGTTTAGACCAGGGCATAGACCCCCACATGTTACAATACATGCATGAACTTCATCAGATTCAAAGTAAACCTGAAACCGTAAAATCAATGTTCAGTGAACAATCACAATTTCTGAAATGAATTGAACCTCAAACAAGGATTTGATTTGCAAACCTTCTGGCGAGGCCCCGCTCGCCTAAAATGAGTTCCTCTCAGACTCCCTTTTGAAACAACAATCTATGCATATGAAGCAGCAAACCATATTCAGATTCAGAAACAATGAGTTCATTTTGTGGACTACCAAATAGCTTGATTCCCATGTTTATTACAAGCaatatcttatattttatgaatcaatcaatgtaaaaaaaaagtgtcagaaaatgaaaattatgtatCATAGTATTTGTCACAACCTGACCCATGCCCCTTGGCTCAAAGAGTACAATTCCGAATTATATTCTCACGATACGGTCCGCGGGCTGAGCCAGATCGTAATGCAGAAAAGTAAACATAACAGGAGGTTTTTACCTTTTCGGcaacaatatcatcaacatcaacgAAGTACTGCCTAAAGAAACAGAGTCTTCCCATTTCATTTGTAATCATTCCTTTCTTGAGTTAAAGAATATATTGAgatcatttactcaaacacttggtgtgcgATATTTCTCTTTAGCTTTTTTGTTCACTATTTTCTTTTTCGTTCGAGTTTGCTTTCGCTTTGTTTTGGTGTCTTAGAGAATTTTTGCAAGAATTCTCATCTTTCAAGAGTAGGCTAACTTAGGCAGGATTTGAACCCAAGAAATCGCCTAAGGTCGTGCGGTTTGCCAAACTAAAGTTCTAGCCCCATGACAATTGGTATTCAGTCAGTGTTCGAAGGAGCTGATTGAGATGTCGAAAGGAGTAGAAGAATAAGTTGAGCCGATGGAAACTCATGGGAGGAGCACGAAAGCTAGCAGTTTGAGCTATATGATGTTAGATTTGGAAAGCAGGGTTGCCAAACTTGAAGGCTCCATAGGGGATGTGAGGGAGACCCTTGAGGTAGTCAAGAGACGCACTGATGAGTTGGACTTGATAAAAGAGCAACTTAGGGACTATGTCACGGAGGCTCTTAGTGCCAATCGAGATGTGATGAAAAAGGTCGTCAAAGGCGAGCTCACTATCTGTAAAGCTACTCTAGG includes:
- the LOC107950677 gene encoding protein CHUP1, chloroplastic, translated to MVLRENIDIRPFFVKFGVVVALSFAGFLYHRLKTRKIKPYLPPPPLLHVSDCLVEIDSRGNDRHKEMLPTSEPEEMSMQRTSVDASVDLSPSNKHGEDLFLLPEFSDNVGTSLKLQTETARLELDTSTTSRSAEKDDYEQEIKYLRNMVRMLSERERNLELQLLEYYGLKEQEAAVFELQNQLKINKMEAKLFNHKIESLLSENQRLEAQVVDHARVMDELETAKSKIKLFKKKLKQEAEQNREQILSLQKKVARFQEQELKASANNQDAESNLQRVKALEIEGDELRKSNMRLQMENSELSHKLQSTQILANSVFDHSEVEALNEMSNHLREENQELTKQIEQLRAEKFTDVEELVYLRWINACLRYELKNYQPLAGRTVARDLSKGLSPRSEEKAKKLVLEYAKADGGIGDKGIINHMDFDCDQWFHSSSQTSFATDDSSCDNSSSASKPTNKIKFFKKLRRLLRGKDNTSKAEEDADSPTSNCSSVDIPRWRSLNLDQTKEAEKFRRNSDFSSYGFKRLISGKDDDLELPAEPPRLYQDADSILKFAEVLKQPTPAKGKIPKKAASIM